The DNA window CCTCCTCTTCTTCAAGTGCCTCTCAGCCAGTTTTCTCAGTTCTCTTTCTACGTCAGGCTACATCTAATTTAGTTTTCTTATTTCCCTAAGATTACAACTGATGCATGTGTTGTGCATGAACAAATTCTTTTTAAACTATATGCATACACAGTTGTCTGATGAAGATATCCATAATCGGTTCTGGATACGTTGGGTTGGTTACTGGCGTCGGATTTGCTGAACTCGGTCATGATGTTGTTTTCATAGATGTTGATGAGCAAAAGGTCGAGATGATCAATTCTTGCAAGCCACCAATTTTTGAGAAAGGGCTGAAAGAGCTCATGGAAAAGAATAGGGGGAAATTTTACGCAACTAATGATTACGCATCTCTCAAGAATACTGATATAACGTTCATCTGTGTAGGAACCCCATCGAGAAAAGATGGTTCAATAGATTTGAAATACGTTGAATCTGCTTCTAAGGAGATAGGAAAGGTTTTGAGAGGTAAAGAAGAGTTTCATACGGTTGTCGTCAAAAGCACAGTTATTCCGGGAACTACTGAGGAAGTTGTAAAGCCAATAATTGGAAAAGAATCTGGCAAAGAAGCATTCAGAGATTTTGGATTGGCTATGAATCCAGAATTTTTAAGGGAGGGTAACGCAGTTGAAGACTTCTTCAATCCGGATAGGATAGTTATTGGAGTTAAGGATGAAAGAACAAAGAAAATCCTTGAGAAGCTTTACGAACCCTTCAATTGTCCGAAACTTATCACGGACATAAAGACCGCTGAGATGATAAAGTACGCATCCAATGCATTTCTAGCTACGAAAATTAGCTTCGCCAACGAGATAGGGAATATATGCAAGAAGCTTGGGATCGACGTTTACAAGGTGTTCGAGGGCGTTGGATTGGATCACAGGATAAATCCCTCATTCTTTAGAGCTGGGATCGGATTTGGAGGGAGCTGTTTTCCTAAAGACGT is part of the Ferroglobus placidus DSM 10642 genome and encodes:
- a CDS encoding UDP-glucose dehydrogenase family protein, translated to MKISIIGSGYVGLVTGVGFAELGHDVVFIDVDEQKVEMINSCKPPIFEKGLKELMEKNRGKFYATNDYASLKNTDITFICVGTPSRKDGSIDLKYVESASKEIGKVLRGKEEFHTVVVKSTVIPGTTEEVVKPIIGKESGKEAFRDFGLAMNPEFLREGNAVEDFFNPDRIVIGVKDERTKKILEKLYEPFNCPKLITDIKTAEMIKYASNAFLATKISFANEIGNICKKLGIDVYKVFEGVGLDHRINPSFFRAGIGFGGSCFPKDVKALIKKAEELGEDPKLLKAVIEVNERQPLKMIELLKKHIPNLEGKKIGLLGLAFKPDTDDVRESRAIPIVKALLEEGAEIIAYDPKAIENFRKFFPQIEYANSAEDVIAKSDAVLIVTEWRDFEELDYSGKIVIDGRRVEKAMREAKIYEGVCW